A DNA window from Luteibaculum oceani contains the following coding sequences:
- a CDS encoding metal ABC transporter solute-binding protein, Zn/Mn family → MTRKITILSLLFCAIQISCNNQKQEDYTTIVCTTNIIGDLLQQICPDNYKVVCMMGPGVDPHIYKPKPSDIRDLQDADVIVKNGLHLEGKMSEILENLGAEKMIISVAEGISDSSYITTSEFQDGVDPHLWFDPCIWWQGIEYTANKLKEYFPEDAQKFDDKLNTYKKLFFTSISATEDIIFSIPPEQRVLVTAHDAFSYFAKRYEFELLTIQGLSTQVDFSIKTIEELSNSIVEKKVPCAFVESSVPKKSINTLISVCRQKGHNLRLGGTLYSDALGAPQSSSETYLGMFRNNAKQIANCLN, encoded by the coding sequence ATGACCAGGAAGATTACCATCCTTTCGCTATTATTTTGTGCCATTCAAATTTCTTGTAATAACCAGAAACAAGAAGACTACACCACTATTGTTTGTACGACAAATATTATAGGGGATTTGCTGCAACAAATTTGCCCCGATAACTACAAGGTGGTTTGTATGATGGGCCCCGGAGTTGATCCACATATTTATAAACCAAAACCCTCGGATATCAGAGATTTACAAGACGCAGATGTGATTGTAAAAAACGGACTGCACCTTGAAGGGAAAATGAGTGAGATTTTGGAAAATTTGGGGGCAGAAAAAATGATTATTTCTGTAGCCGAAGGTATTTCAGACTCTTCTTACATAACGACCTCTGAATTTCAGGATGGCGTAGATCCACATTTATGGTTCGATCCCTGCATTTGGTGGCAAGGAATTGAGTATACAGCAAATAAATTAAAGGAGTATTTCCCTGAAGACGCACAGAAATTTGATGATAAGCTAAATACCTACAAAAAGTTATTCTTCACCTCCATAAGTGCTACCGAGGATATTATTTTTTCAATTCCCCCAGAGCAAAGGGTTCTGGTTACTGCGCATGATGCGTTTAGTTATTTCGCAAAGCGTTACGAGTTCGAGCTCCTAACTATTCAGGGATTATCAACTCAGGTAGATTTTAGCATAAAAACAATAGAGGAATTGAGTAATTCTATAGTAGAGAAAAAGGTTCCTTGCGCATTTGTAGAAAGCTCAGTACCCAAAAAATCGATCAATACGCTAATTTCTGTTTGTAGGCAGAAGGGCCATAATTTGAGATTAGGAGGCACATTATACAGCGATGCTTTGGGCGCACCTCAAAGTAGTTCGGAAACCTACTTGGGCATGTTTAGAAACAATGCTAAACAAATTGCTAACTGTTTAAATTAG
- a CDS encoding metal ABC transporter permease yields MSFYVISILVSCGLIGIVSGAIGTYAVLQKKSLLADSISHSLLPGIMLGFLITKEKDPVLISLGATISGLISAYLTDWLVAKTKLNQDAAIGINLSLFFGLGVVLLTYIQSGNYGGQSGLTQLLLGNAASMQQSDIFFFSALGLFLALSLLFLGKELNLICFNKDFAKSIGLPVARLEFLLRLLLVLTIVAGIQAVGVVLMASCLIAPVIAAKYWSISLRRIQIISTIIGCLSGVLGALFSYYFNHVPTGPLIVLILTFVAFFSMFFGIEKGLLRRFFKERSNRFKIQADHILKELFYLNEQGNETGTYHIRELKVFSESGKSRSNRILKRLARKGFLITSGTDITITEKGKSEANKIVRLHRLWELYLLKRLEIPADHVHDNAEQIEHILSPELEAALLKELDYPVRDPHNSPIPNE; encoded by the coding sequence ATGTCTTTCTATGTAATCAGCATATTGGTTAGTTGTGGCTTAATTGGCATCGTTAGTGGAGCCATAGGGACTTATGCCGTTTTGCAAAAAAAGTCATTGCTTGCCGACTCTATCTCTCACAGCTTGCTTCCAGGTATTATGCTGGGATTTCTTATTACCAAGGAGAAAGACCCCGTATTAATCTCTTTGGGAGCAACAATTAGCGGACTTATTTCTGCTTACCTCACCGATTGGCTTGTAGCAAAAACAAAACTCAACCAAGATGCAGCAATAGGTATTAACTTGTCTTTGTTTTTTGGATTGGGCGTTGTTTTACTTACCTATATCCAATCTGGAAATTATGGAGGACAAAGCGGTCTTACCCAATTGTTGCTTGGAAATGCCGCCAGCATGCAGCAGAGTGATATCTTCTTTTTTTCAGCCTTGGGATTATTTTTAGCCCTTTCCCTCCTTTTTCTTGGAAAGGAACTCAATTTAATTTGTTTCAATAAAGACTTTGCTAAGAGCATAGGTTTGCCCGTTGCTAGGTTAGAGTTTTTACTGCGCCTACTTTTAGTTTTAACCATTGTCGCGGGAATACAAGCTGTAGGAGTGGTACTTATGGCTTCCTGCTTAATTGCTCCTGTTATTGCAGCTAAGTACTGGAGTATATCATTAAGAAGGATACAGATTATTTCTACTATAATCGGTTGTTTGTCAGGCGTTTTAGGGGCTTTATTTTCGTATTATTTTAACCATGTTCCTACCGGGCCTCTTATTGTATTAATTCTAACTTTTGTTGCTTTTTTCTCCATGTTTTTTGGAATTGAAAAAGGACTTTTGCGACGATTTTTCAAAGAAAGATCCAACCGATTTAAAATCCAGGCCGATCATATACTAAAGGAATTATTCTACCTAAATGAACAGGGAAATGAAACCGGAACTTATCATATCAGGGAACTAAAAGTTTTTTCAGAATCCGGAAAAAGCAGATCGAATAGGATATTAAAAAGATTGGCTCGCAAGGGATTTCTAATAACCAGTGGCACGGACATTACAATAACCGAAAAGGGAAAATCGGAAGCAAATAAAATAGTGCGTCTTCACCGCTTATGGGAGTTGTATTTATTGAAACGCCTAGAGATACCTGCAGATCACGTCCATGACAATGCCGAACAAATAGAACATATTTTAAGTCCAGAATTAGAAGCTGCCCTATTAAAGGAGCTAGATTATCCAGTTCGAGATCCACATAACAGCCCCATCCCCAATGAATAG
- a CDS encoding metal ABC transporter ATP-binding protein — METALEAHNLTVSYTRLPVLWNVDFTIPSGTMCGILGPNGSGKTTLLKSIMDLLPPDLGYVKVFEKSIDSVRGRVSYVPQRESVDWNFPATVYDVVKSGRYGAKKLFKRLSKEDYLIIDEALERVKMTEFSNRQIGQLSGGQQQRVFLARALCRKADLFLLDEPFTGVDALSEETLIGVLQSLIKEGKTVVMVHHDIGSAVKYFDYAVLLNTRLIAAGKAEDVLTEENLAKAYGAKLSILDAVRQEMKNKGYSIHN; from the coding sequence ATGGAAACAGCATTAGAAGCACATAATTTAACGGTTAGTTACACGCGTTTACCGGTCTTGTGGAATGTAGATTTCACTATTCCCTCTGGAACCATGTGTGGAATTTTAGGGCCAAATGGATCGGGTAAAACCACCCTTCTTAAGAGCATAATGGATTTGCTTCCCCCCGATCTAGGTTATGTAAAAGTTTTTGAGAAATCTATTGATAGTGTTAGAGGCCGAGTAAGTTATGTTCCGCAACGAGAGAGTGTAGATTGGAATTTCCCTGCTACTGTGTACGATGTGGTTAAATCTGGGCGCTATGGCGCAAAAAAGCTATTTAAACGCCTTTCAAAGGAGGATTATTTGATAATCGATGAAGCGCTGGAGCGGGTTAAAATGACTGAATTTTCCAATCGCCAAATTGGTCAGCTTTCTGGCGGACAACAGCAAAGGGTGTTCTTGGCAAGAGCCTTGTGCCGTAAGGCCGATTTATTTCTTTTAGATGAACCATTTACGGGAGTAGATGCGCTTTCTGAAGAAACTTTAATTGGAGTGTTGCAATCGTTAATAAAGGAAGGTAAAACCGTGGTAATGGTGCATCACGATATTGGGTCTGCTGTAAAGTATTTCGACTATGCCGTTCTTTTAAATACACGATTAATTGCAGCAGGTAAAGCTGAGGACGTCTTAACGGAAGAAAATCTCGCAAAAGCCTATGGTGCCAAGCTGAGTATTTTGGATGCCGTAAGACAGGAAATGAAAAACAAAGGATATTCTATTCACAACTAG